The Campylobacter sp. CN_NE2 genome contains a region encoding:
- the ccoN gene encoding cytochrome-c oxidase, cbb3-type subunit I has translation MQPGKALSYDYSVAKLFLFSTLAFGIIGMLIGTLIAFQLACPDLNYLLGEYGTFSRLRPLHTNGVVYGFMLSGIWATWYYVGQRVLKVSMAESGFLMFIGKLHFVLYILIILLAVVTLFAGITTSKEYSELEWPIDILVVVVWVLWGISIFGLIGIRREKTLYISIWYYIATFLGVAMLYLFNNMEIPTRLLTGMGSWIHSVSMYAGSNDAMVQWWFGHNAVAFVFTVAIIAQIYYFLPKESGQSVYSYKLSLFSFWGLMFIYLWAGGHHLIYSTVPDWVQTMGSVFSVVLILPSWGSGINILLTMKGEWNQLRENPLIKFMVLASTFYLFSTLEGPILSIKSVNALAHFTDWIPGHVHDGTLGWVGFMTIAAMYHMVPRIFKRELYSKSLMEAQFWIQTTGIVLFFSSMWIAGITQGMMWRATDEFGSLAYQFIDTVTVLVPYYWIRAVGGALYFIGLVMFVYNVLKSVSSGRSIAEEPRSASPMAA, from the coding sequence TTTCTACTCTTGCATTTGGTATTATCGGTATGCTTATTGGAACGCTAATTGCATTTCAACTCGCATGTCCTGATCTAAACTACCTTTTGGGTGAGTATGGAACTTTTAGTCGCCTTAGACCGCTACATACAAACGGCGTTGTTTATGGCTTTATGCTTTCAGGAATTTGGGCTACATGGTATTATGTAGGTCAAAGAGTTTTGAAAGTTTCAATGGCTGAGTCTGGTTTTTTGATGTTTATCGGAAAGCTTCACTTTGTTCTTTATATTTTAATTATTCTTTTAGCTGTTGTTACTCTTTTTGCAGGTATTACAACTTCAAAAGAATATTCAGAACTTGAATGGCCAATAGACATACTAGTTGTAGTTGTTTGGGTTTTATGGGGTATTTCGATTTTCGGTTTAATCGGAATAAGAAGAGAAAAAACTCTATATATCTCTATTTGGTATTATATCGCTACTTTCCTTGGCGTTGCAATGCTTTATTTGTTCAACAACATGGAAATTCCTACAAGATTATTAACAGGTATGGGAAGCTGGATTCACTCTGTTTCTATGTATGCAGGAAGCAATGATGCTATGGTTCAATGGTGGTTTGGACACAACGCTGTTGCGTTCGTATTTACTGTTGCGATTATTGCTCAAATTTATTATTTCCTACCAAAAGAGAGCGGACAATCTGTTTATTCATATAAATTATCATTGTTCTCATTTTGGGGCTTAATGTTTATTTATCTATGGGCTGGCGGACACCACTTGATTTACTCAACTGTTCCTGATTGGGTTCAAACTATGGGTTCTGTTTTCTCTGTTGTCTTGATTTTGCCATCATGGGGTTCTGGTATTAATATCCTTTTAACAATGAAAGGTGAATGGAATCAACTTAGAGAAAATCCACTAATCAAATTTATGGTTTTAGCTTCAACTTTCTATCTATTCTCAACACTAGAAGGTCCAATCCTTTCAATCAAATCAGTAAATGCGTTAGCACATTTTACAGATTGGATCCCAGGACATGTTCATGACGGAACGCTTGGTTGGGTTGGATTTATGACAATTGCAGCTATGTATCACATGGTTCCTAGAATTTTCAAAAGAGAGCTTTATTCAAAATCTTTAATGGAAGCTCAATTTTGGATTCAAACAACAGGTATCGTTCTATTTTTCAGCTCAATGTGGATTGCAGGTATCACACAAGGTATGATGTGGAGAGCGACAGATGAATTTGGTAGCCTTGCATATCAATTTATCGATACAGTAACTGTTTTGGTTCCTTATTACTGGATTAGAGCAGTCGGCGGTGCGTTATATTTCATAGGTTTAGTTATGTTTGTATATAATGTTCTTAAATCAGTTAGTTCAGGTAGAAGTATCGCAGAAGAACCTCGCAGTGCTTCACCGATGGCAGCATAA